From the Planktothrix tepida PCC 9214 genome, one window contains:
- the pdxA gene encoding 4-hydroxythreonine-4-phosphate dehydrogenase PdxA codes for MSQSKQLPRLAITLGDPSGIGPEVVLKALADPTLHQHCDLTVIGSDRILQQTYKQLQNQGFYSSNPHQFTVINLEPDPTLPPLQMGVGNLTSGAISFQYLDTAITRTLQGEFDGIITGPIAKNLWNLAGYNYPGQTEFLAEKAKVKRFGMLFVARSPYTGWTLRTLLATTHIPLSQVSSTLTPELMSLKLELLVDCLRHEFGLENPRIAVAGLNPHSGEEGQLGTEEKQWLIPWLNQQRDRYPYIQLDGPIPPDTMWVKPGQAWFNLGKNAHDGYLALYHDQGLIPVKLMAFDRAVNTTIGLPFIRTSPDHGTAFDIAGKGIADASSMKAAIDFGIELVNNRIKN; via the coding sequence ATGTCTCAATCTAAACAATTACCTCGTTTAGCCATAACATTAGGTGATCCATCAGGAATTGGGCCAGAAGTGGTATTAAAAGCTTTAGCTGATCCGACGTTACATCAACACTGTGATCTAACGGTTATTGGAAGCGATCGCATTTTGCAACAAACCTACAAACAGTTACAAAATCAAGGATTTTATTCCTCAAACCCCCATCAGTTTACCGTGATAAATTTAGAGCCTGATCCGACTTTACCTCCCTTACAAATGGGAGTAGGAAACCTCACCAGTGGGGCGATTAGTTTTCAATATTTAGATACAGCCATTACTCGAACATTACAAGGCGAATTTGATGGAATTATAACAGGGCCAATTGCTAAAAATTTATGGAATTTAGCGGGTTATAATTACCCCGGACAAACGGAATTTTTAGCCGAAAAAGCCAAAGTTAAACGCTTTGGAATGTTATTTGTCGCCCGCTCTCCCTATACAGGCTGGACATTAAGAACATTGTTAGCCACAACTCATATTCCTCTCTCTCAAGTTTCCTCAACTTTAACCCCAGAATTAATGAGTTTAAAATTAGAGTTACTTGTGGATTGTTTACGTCATGAATTTGGATTAGAAAATCCCCGCATTGCTGTGGCTGGATTAAACCCCCATAGTGGAGAAGAGGGACAGTTAGGAACAGAAGAAAAACAGTGGTTAATTCCTTGGTTAAATCAACAACGCGATCGCTATCCTTATATTCAATTAGACGGCCCAATTCCCCCGGATACCATGTGGGTTAAACCGGGTCAAGCTTGGTTTAATTTAGGAAAAAATGCCCATGATGGTTATTTAGCATTATATCATGATCAAGGGCTAATTCCTGTTAAATTAATGGCATTTGATCGGGCGGTTAATACAACAATTGGTTTACCTTTTATCCGAACTTCTCCTGATCACGGTACAGCCTTTGATATTGCGGGAAAAGGAATTGCAGATGCGTCTAGTATGAAAGCTGCAATTGATTTCGGCATAGAATTAGTTAATAATCGTATAAAAAATTAA
- a CDS encoding MFS transporter, with product MSKSNSQPSILWFQLIGLSLVQGAITLTWLLYRLYVPQLLTTFGFPGLFTTILVIENALGVIIEPLAGNFSDRQRQWMGTRFPFISLGVILASGLFIAIPTFFIFGQSLNSLHGILPILLILWAVAMALFRSPVTALLGQYAIETKLPQAMSILIFIGGIVGAIRPISSEFILSFGSGITFTIGSLVLLGSVGILRYFNPDLSVLTITEKSQQKVYFKNLVFIVILGFFVALGTRLILGEFIPNIIQISGENVKWMMFIGLILLAFASIPAGLIAVKIGNTKATLIGLIATSILLIPLSFFSHSILFLFLLFLIASYSLVANGIIPIAFSLVPPHKAGLGIGVYFGSFSLAMSGYDFIVKQPGTVNLFVSSGLGIIAFLMIAILINFIPKLTTSTSTS from the coding sequence ATGTCAAAATCAAATTCTCAACCCTCTATTCTTTGGTTTCAGTTAATCGGATTATCCTTAGTTCAAGGCGCAATTACCTTAACTTGGTTACTCTATCGATTATATGTCCCCCAACTTTTAACTACCTTTGGATTTCCGGGTTTATTCACAACCATTTTAGTCATTGAAAATGCGTTAGGAGTTATCATTGAACCGTTAGCCGGAAATTTCTCAGATCGTCAACGACAATGGATGGGAACCCGGTTTCCTTTCATTAGTTTAGGGGTGATTTTAGCTTCAGGTTTATTTATTGCTATTCCTACATTTTTTATTTTCGGTCAATCTCTTAATTCTTTACATGGGATATTGCCAATTTTATTAATTTTATGGGCTGTTGCGATGGCTCTATTTAGAAGTCCGGTTACAGCTTTATTAGGTCAATACGCCATAGAAACAAAACTCCCTCAAGCTATGAGTATTTTAATTTTTATTGGGGGTATTGTGGGGGCTATTCGTCCCATTTCTAGTGAATTTATTCTGAGTTTTGGTTCAGGAATTACATTTACAATTGGCTCTTTAGTTTTATTAGGTTCAGTCGGTATTTTAAGATATTTTAATCCTGATTTAAGTGTTCTTACTATTACTGAAAAATCTCAACAAAAGGTATATTTTAAAAACTTAGTTTTTATTGTAATCTTAGGATTTTTTGTGGCTTTGGGGACACGGCTAATATTGGGAGAATTTATCCCTAATATTATTCAAATTTCAGGAGAAAATGTCAAATGGATGATGTTTATTGGATTAATTCTTCTAGCCTTTGCATCTATTCCGGCTGGATTGATAGCCGTTAAAATTGGAAATACAAAAGCAACATTAATCGGATTAATCGCCACATCTATTTTATTAATTCCCCTTTCATTCTTCTCCCATTCTATCCTATTCCTATTCCTATTATTCCTCATTGCGAGTTATAGTTTAGTTGCTAATGGTATTATTCCCATTGCCTTTTCCTTAGTCCCCCCTCATAAAGCAGGGTTAGGAATCGGAGTTTATTTTGGATCCTTTTCTTTAGCCATGAGTGGATATGATTTTATCGTAAAACAACCCGGAACAGTTAATTTATTCGTCAGTTCGGGTTTGGGAATCATCGCCTTTTTAATGATCGCTATTTTAATCAACTTTATCCCTAAATTAACGACTTCTACCAGCACAAGCTAA
- a CDS encoding Mov34/MPN/PAD-1 family protein, with translation MSTLTLSSEQIQQILTYAEQTYPVECCGLLMGKINENHDKIVVEIIPAENAWNSETAQAFEEVETTDQPVTSERRFTISPQQMIQAQKQGRDRNLVIIGIYHSHPDHPAIPSEFDRVCAWSDYSYIIISVEKGKATDLQNWSLDEYQQFQVEELIRH, from the coding sequence ATGTCAACCTTAACCCTATCCTCAGAACAAATTCAACAAATTTTAACTTATGCAGAACAAACCTATCCCGTGGAATGCTGCGGATTATTAATGGGAAAAATTAATGAAAATCATGATAAAATTGTAGTGGAGATTATTCCCGCCGAAAATGCTTGGAATTCGGAAACCGCCCAAGCTTTTGAGGAGGTAGAAACGACTGATCAACCTGTCACCTCTGAACGTCGGTTTACAATTTCTCCTCAACAAATGATTCAAGCCCAAAAACAAGGACGCGATCGCAATCTTGTTATTATAGGAATCTATCATTCCCATCCCGATCATCCAGCCATTCCCTCAGAATTTGATCGAGTTTGTGCGTGGTCAGACTATTCTTATATTATTATTTCCGTCGAAAAAGGAAAAGCAACCGACCTGCAAAACTGGAGTTTAGATGAATATCAACAGTTTCAAGTTGAAGAATTGATAAGACATTAA
- the moeB gene encoding molybdopterin-synthase adenylyltransferase MoeB → MLNPNLDEIQLTKDDYERYSRHLILPEVGLEGQKRLKAASVLCIGTGGLGSPLLLYLAAAGIGRIGIVDFDVVDHSNLQRQIIHGTSWVGKPKIESAKNRILEINPSCQVDLYNTRLSSENALDLLRPYDVIVDGTDNFPTRYLVNDACVLLDKPNVYGSIFRFEGQATVFNYEGGPNYRDLYPEPPPPGMVPSCAEGGVLGILPGMIGVIQATETVKIILGKGRTLSGRLLLYNSLDMTFRELKLRPNPERPIIEKLIDYEQFCGIPQAKEQEAKQKMDIPEMTVQELKQLIDSGAKDFVLIDVRNPHEYEIAQIPGSVLIPLPDIEQGKGIEQVKEKLNGHRLIAHCKSGMRSGKALGILKEAGIEGTNVKGGILAWSREIDSSVPEY, encoded by the coding sequence ATGCTAAATCCAAATCTGGATGAAATCCAGTTAACGAAAGACGACTACGAACGTTACTCCCGCCATCTGATTTTGCCAGAAGTTGGTCTGGAAGGTCAGAAACGCTTGAAGGCGGCGAGTGTGCTGTGCATTGGAACCGGGGGACTCGGTTCGCCATTACTCCTGTATTTGGCGGCGGCGGGAATTGGACGCATCGGAATTGTGGATTTTGATGTGGTTGACCATTCCAACCTGCAACGCCAAATTATTCATGGGACGTCCTGGGTGGGAAAACCCAAAATTGAATCAGCGAAAAACCGGATTTTGGAGATTAACCCCAGTTGTCAAGTTGACCTCTACAACACCCGCCTGAGTTCAGAAAATGCCCTTGACCTGCTGCGACCCTATGATGTGATTGTAGATGGAACCGACAATTTCCCAACCCGCTATCTAGTCAATGACGCCTGTGTGTTACTGGACAAACCCAACGTCTACGGGTCAATTTTCCGGTTTGAAGGTCAGGCGACGGTATTTAACTATGAAGGTGGCCCCAACTACCGCGATTTATACCCCGAACCCCCACCACCGGGGATGGTTCCCTCCTGTGCAGAAGGTGGCGTTTTAGGAATTTTACCCGGAATGATTGGCGTGATTCAAGCCACAGAAACCGTCAAAATCATTTTAGGAAAAGGTCGAACCTTAAGCGGACGCTTGTTATTATATAACTCCTTAGATATGACGTTTCGGGAGTTAAAATTACGTCCCAATCCTGAACGTCCCATTATTGAAAAATTAATTGATTACGAACAATTCTGCGGAATTCCCCAAGCAAAAGAACAGGAGGCAAAACAAAAAATGGATATTCCTGAAATGACGGTTCAGGAACTTAAGCAATTAATCGATAGTGGTGCGAAGGATTTCGTATTAATTGATGTCCGTAATCCCCATGAGTATGAAATTGCTCAAATTCCCGGTTCGGTGTTAATTCCTTTACCCGATATTGAACAAGGAAAAGGCATTGAACAAGTCAAAGAAAAGTTAAATGGTCATCGTTTAATTGCCCATTGTAAATCAGGAATGCGGTCTGGAAAAGCGTTAGGAATTCTCAAAGAAGCAGGCATTGAAGGCACTAACGTTAAAGGCGGAATTCTGGCTTGGAGTCGAGAAATTGATTCTTCTGTTCCTGAATATTAA
- a CDS encoding exonuclease domain-containing protein, which produces MKTTKDFIVIDTEGQPILRELAIVNHQGELIYEAFAENHPHSPRISHRTKPLKQILKEFVEIAQSQLIICHYAQHDIEVLRNTFKAVGISAPQLDFQCSFELAQRYLPQLNSHSLEALSKHLRLKLDGQFFIRDAAHRAKYDALFTYQLYKHIVNEYLKTELKTQPNPFGSSRVDTPFQDHPDFRGIFAEECDRLKAILGDIKLDPNHQTKGAVVIGEPGSGKTHLMMRLAKDLLTKNRLLFIRQPNNPDTVLFHTYSRILESLIQIVPNSIHTQLEYLLANSFAEIIKSTDTYFTARTQKDEKILQLIQGGNLKLFTDLSQAETKTKREFWQHIEKRALEWWNNNFSAAGYAPKFLQGIVKFCGYTDFNRRQIITQWLAMNNLPQEELDRVGLPSWEDELSREEASLEALKVLGCLSLLDQPLMIVFDQLEGLGLKNNERLLQAFGSAVKEIFTHVPNSLIILNLFPDRWQQFKAVFDGSIIDRVSQSQVFLNRPSNQELKQLLNLKIQFLDITVDDLFEPDEVTAILNHLSIRTVLNVAADYYRYKVDGIPLPKHQLIPLSTPDETEVERRLQQLEAELETIKQAMGQMSEFITRNYPEKSEIFNSELFGFTPFLESPVQRQLRNYFKEQRICLEGTLSKPKIITDSDDLGKLMTLLEGLMLVISPLSVDVLKLGKRVIPEHLVIQTQTHSFVVGFLHLGGSPFFHRLKNWNELLGFKPNFKFILCRDETDYPISGQKSLLELERLQHSRTGKLMIWHQEERILFELFYQMIVDIQNHDLDVKLEDAIEFILSEYKDYWLFQNIKQESN; this is translated from the coding sequence ATGAAAACTACAAAAGATTTTATTGTTATTGATACGGAAGGACAACCGATTTTAAGAGAATTAGCCATTGTCAATCATCAAGGTGAATTAATTTATGAAGCTTTTGCAGAAAATCATCCTCACAGTCCGAGAATTTCCCATCGGACTAAACCGTTAAAGCAGATTTTAAAAGAATTTGTTGAAATCGCTCAATCTCAATTAATTATCTGTCATTATGCTCAACATGATATTGAAGTATTGAGAAATACATTTAAAGCCGTAGGAATTTCAGCACCTCAATTAGATTTTCAGTGTAGTTTTGAACTAGCGCAACGCTATTTACCGCAACTGAATAGTCATTCGTTAGAAGCTTTAAGTAAGCATTTAAGGTTAAAATTAGATGGTCAATTTTTTATTCGAGATGCGGCTCATCGGGCGAAATATGATGCGTTATTTACCTATCAACTTTATAAACATATTGTCAATGAATATTTGAAAACTGAATTAAAAACTCAACCGAATCCCTTTGGAAGCAGTCGGGTGGATACACCGTTTCAGGATCATCCCGATTTTAGGGGTATTTTTGCGGAAGAATGCGATCGCTTAAAAGCAATTTTGGGCGATATTAAATTAGACCCTAATCATCAAACAAAGGGGGCGGTTGTCATTGGGGAACCTGGTTCGGGAAAAACTCATCTGATGATGCGATTAGCCAAGGATTTATTAACCAAAAACCGTTTATTATTTATTCGTCAACCCAATAACCCCGATACGGTTTTATTTCATACCTATAGCCGAATTTTAGAATCTTTGATCCAAATTGTTCCCAATAGTATTCACACTCAGCTTGAATATTTATTGGCGAATAGTTTTGCTGAAATCATTAAATCTACAGACACTTACTTTACCGCTAGAACTCAGAAAGATGAGAAAATTTTACAACTGATTCAAGGCGGAAATTTAAAACTCTTTACCGATTTATCCCAAGCGGAAACAAAAACAAAACGGGAGTTTTGGCAACATATTGAAAAACGAGCCTTAGAATGGTGGAATAATAACTTTTCCGCCGCAGGTTACGCCCCTAAATTTTTACAGGGAATTGTGAAATTTTGTGGGTATACTGACTTTAATCGCCGTCAAATTATTACCCAATGGTTGGCGATGAATAATTTACCTCAAGAGGAATTAGATCGGGTAGGTTTACCATCTTGGGAAGATGAATTGAGTCGGGAGGAAGCTTCTTTAGAGGCGTTAAAGGTGTTAGGGTGTTTATCGTTATTAGATCAACCGTTAATGATTGTTTTTGATCAGTTAGAGGGGTTAGGATTAAAGAACAATGAACGGTTATTACAGGCTTTTGGATCAGCCGTTAAAGAGATTTTTACCCATGTTCCCAATAGTTTAATTATTTTAAACTTATTTCCTGATCGCTGGCAACAATTTAAAGCGGTTTTTGATGGCTCAATTATTGATCGGGTGTCTCAGTCCCAAGTGTTCCTAAATCGTCCTTCTAATCAAGAGCTAAAACAGTTATTAAATTTAAAAATACAATTTTTAGATATTACCGTTGATGATTTATTTGAACCTGATGAAGTTACCGCCATTTTAAATCATCTTTCGATTCGGACAGTCTTAAATGTGGCGGCGGATTATTATCGCTATAAAGTTGATGGAATTCCTCTCCCTAAACATCAACTTATTCCCCTTTCTACCCCGGATGAAACAGAGGTTGAGCGACGATTACAACAGTTAGAAGCGGAACTGGAAACAATCAAACAAGCAATGGGTCAAATGAGTGAGTTTATTACTCGGAATTATCCCGAAAAATCAGAAATTTTTAATTCTGAGTTATTTGGATTTACCCCTTTCTTGGAATCTCCGGTTCAGCGACAATTGAGAAATTACTTCAAAGAACAACGCATTTGCTTAGAGGGGACATTATCTAAACCTAAAATTATTACTGATAGTGATGATTTAGGAAAATTGATGACGCTTTTAGAAGGGTTAATGTTAGTGATTTCTCCCTTGAGTGTAGATGTCTTAAAGTTGGGGAAACGGGTGATTCCTGAACATTTAGTGATTCAGACCCAAACTCATAGTTTTGTTGTCGGATTTTTGCATTTAGGGGGATCTCCCTTTTTCCATCGGTTGAAAAACTGGAATGAGTTACTGGGTTTTAAACCCAATTTTAAATTTATTCTATGTCGAGATGAAACCGATTATCCCATTAGCGGTCAAAAAAGCTTATTAGAATTAGAACGACTTCAACACTCTCGCACCGGAAAATTGATGATTTGGCATCAAGAGGAGCGAATTCTATTTGAACTATTTTATCAAATGATTGTGGATATCCAAAACCATGATTTAGACGTTAAACTAGAGGATGCAATTGAATTTATTTTATCAGAATATAAAGATTATTGGTTATTTCAAAATATTAAACAGGAATCAAATTAA
- a CDS encoding DASH family cryptochrome, which produces MAHKQVLIWYRNDLRVHDHEPLSAALNLNAEIIPAYCFDPRQFGQTSYGFPKTGAFRAQFLLESVEDLRQSLQQLGSDLIIRTGKPETLIPELVKTLKIDAVYYYQEATSEELRVEQRLKTALNSLGVDLQSYWGATLYSIPDLPFSIAEIPEVFTQFRKKVENHCIVNPPFPSPQKLPPLPKLELGILPTLQDLGLEPPVVDFRAVLTFKGGETTGLKRLNDYIWQQDCLKNYKETRNGMLGANYSSKFSAWLALGCLSPRFIYNSVKKYEVQRIKNDSTYWLIFELLWRDYFRLIALKHGNKIFYSEGLRGLSVPWKEDLQQFESWKTGMTGFPLIDANMRELALTGFMSNRGRQNVASFLTKNLGIHWKMGAEWFESLLIDYDVCSNWGNWNYTAGVGNDARGFRYFNILKQSKDYDLNGDYVKHWLPELSNLPPSKVHEPWSLIPVEQKRFGVILGVDYPQPIVNLEKSVKANQSIYEVAERQRSTQFIPGK; this is translated from the coding sequence GTGGCTCACAAACAAGTTTTAATTTGGTATCGCAATGATTTACGGGTTCATGATCATGAACCTTTATCCGCCGCATTAAACTTAAACGCAGAGATTATTCCCGCCTATTGTTTTGACCCCCGACAATTTGGTCAAACTTCCTATGGATTCCCCAAAACCGGAGCATTTCGCGCTCAATTTTTATTAGAAAGTGTAGAAGATTTACGTCAATCCTTACAACAGTTAGGAAGCGATTTAATCATTCGTACAGGGAAGCCAGAAACCCTTATTCCTGAATTAGTCAAAACCTTAAAGATTGATGCTGTTTATTATTATCAAGAAGCTACATCGGAAGAATTGAGAGTAGAACAGCGATTAAAAACGGCATTAAATTCTTTAGGGGTTGATCTCCAATCCTATTGGGGTGCAACTCTTTATTCAATCCCAGATTTACCTTTTTCTATTGCTGAAATTCCTGAAGTATTTACTCAATTTAGAAAAAAAGTAGAGAATCACTGTATAGTTAATCCTCCTTTTCCTTCTCCTCAGAAATTACCACCGTTACCCAAACTAGAATTAGGAATATTACCCACCCTTCAAGATTTAGGTTTAGAACCCCCTGTTGTTGATTTTCGTGCAGTTTTAACGTTTAAAGGGGGAGAAACCACCGGATTAAAACGGTTAAACGATTATATTTGGCAACAGGATTGCCTTAAAAACTATAAAGAAACGCGCAATGGAATGTTAGGCGCAAATTATTCTTCTAAATTTTCTGCTTGGTTAGCATTAGGGTGTTTATCGCCTCGATTTATTTATAATAGTGTTAAAAAATACGAGGTACAAAGAATTAAAAACGACTCAACTTACTGGTTAATTTTTGAATTATTATGGCGAGATTATTTTAGATTAATTGCCTTAAAACATGGTAATAAAATTTTTTATTCTGAAGGGTTACGAGGGCTTTCTGTTCCTTGGAAAGAAGATTTACAACAGTTTGAATCCTGGAAAACGGGAATGACCGGGTTTCCTTTAATTGATGCTAATATGCGAGAATTAGCTTTAACTGGATTTATGTCAAACCGAGGACGGCAAAATGTTGCTAGTTTCTTGACTAAAAATTTAGGAATCCATTGGAAAATGGGAGCGGAATGGTTTGAATCGCTGTTAATTGATTATGATGTTTGTAGTAATTGGGGAAACTGGAATTATACCGCCGGAGTTGGAAACGATGCACGAGGATTCCGCTATTTTAATATTTTAAAACAATCTAAAGATTATGATCTAAACGGAGATTATGTTAAACATTGGCTACCCGAATTAAGCAATTTACCACCCTCAAAAGTCCATGAACCTTGGTCTTTAATCCCCGTTGAACAAAAACGCTTTGGAGTGATTTTAGGTGTTGATTATCCTCAGCCTATTGTTAATTTAGAAAAGTCCGTTAAAGCTAATCAATCCATTTATGAAGTCGCTGAAAGACAACGCTCAACTCAGTTTATTCCCGGAAAGTAA
- a CDS encoding circadian clock KaiB family protein, whose amino-acid sequence MNLVQPSTVTHLFKAIALFTPGGDLVYCIDPNKQRRWHSHLCTSLQELLGLPEPPHFLIPCYTATYDRWVDPQTQQIQLSAEAYPPVLQYQTLLNTIFDTEDVVWQPATGSEEFCNPLIIATYYEQFPQLWENHDLIVQVKKNDVTHDSTTTENLSEYPSPSFKLNLSPEAEFPETQGYVLRLFVSGHSLVTEKTLQTLHQLLERSIGHPYTLKVIDVLKHPDLAEADQISATPTLVKVWPKPVRRIVGELNNVDTILRLLGSPADTLPWEK is encoded by the coding sequence TTGAATTTAGTTCAACCATCTACGGTGACTCATTTATTTAAAGCGATCGCTTTATTTACTCCGGGGGGAGATTTAGTTTATTGTATTGACCCCAATAAACAGCGTCGCTGGCATTCTCATCTTTGCACGTCTTTGCAAGAACTTTTAGGTTTACCAGAACCCCCTCATTTTTTGATTCCTTGCTATACCGCAACTTATGATCGTTGGGTTGACCCCCAAACTCAACAAATCCAACTTTCGGCGGAAGCTTATCCTCCGGTTTTGCAATACCAAACTTTATTAAATACGATTTTTGATACGGAGGATGTAGTTTGGCAACCCGCAACGGGTTCAGAAGAGTTTTGTAATCCTTTAATTATTGCCACTTATTATGAGCAATTTCCTCAACTTTGGGAAAATCATGATCTGATTGTTCAGGTGAAAAAAAATGATGTGACTCATGATTCTACAACAACTGAAAATTTATCAGAATACCCCTCTCCCAGTTTTAAACTGAATTTATCTCCTGAAGCCGAATTTCCTGAAACCCAAGGATATGTTTTACGGTTATTTGTGTCCGGTCATAGTTTGGTAACGGAAAAAACCCTCCAAACTCTCCATCAATTGTTAGAACGTTCTATTGGTCATCCTTATACATTGAAAGTGATTGATGTTTTAAAACATCCTGACTTAGCAGAAGCGGATCAAATTTCTGCCACTCCGACTTTAGTTAAAGTTTGGCCAAAGCCTGTCCGCCGTATCGTGGGAGAGTTAAATAATGTCGATACGATTTTGCGATTATTAGGGAGTCCGGCTGATACTTTACCCTGGGAAAAATAG
- a CDS encoding type IV pilus twitching motility protein PilT, with protein sequence MTQSERPPVPRPPVPGIPPRPPAPKAPPPPGAGVAGATVATPTQMTTTTPTVMATPRSKGPSPGQPTLRDIVKRANDEGASDVHLGVNEPPRFRKRGDIVPLEWPNTDLNTFMSWLMEVLTDEEIHQFQENLDFDGAADLGFVRIRISIFDALNGPSLVLRLIGSSILTLEQLKLPEVFKKICNYHKGLILVTGPTGLGKSTTLAAMIDYMNRNYAYNIITIEDPVEFVHESKKSLIKHREVGRHTLKFFNALKGALRQDPDVLLVGEIRDKDTMQIALKAAQTGHLVSGTLHTNSAVKTLTRILDMFTAEEQPSIKVSISESLVAIIAQLLCKTTDGKRAAFHDVLINTDVIKEYIVKDKFEEINQIMLKDTYEGMTTMNKSLYNLYQEGRITEEICLEVSPFPNEMSQMLRGRV encoded by the coding sequence ATGACACAATCAGAGCGTCCACCTGTTCCTCGTCCGCCAGTGCCAGGGATTCCGCCACGTCCACCTGCACCGAAAGCACCTCCCCCACCTGGGGCTGGAGTAGCAGGTGCTACTGTTGCGACACCGACTCAAATGACGACAACAACCCCAACGGTAATGGCAACACCGAGAAGCAAAGGCCCTAGTCCCGGACAACCCACGTTACGCGATATTGTCAAGCGGGCTAACGATGAGGGGGCTTCGGACGTTCACTTAGGCGTGAATGAACCTCCGCGCTTTCGCAAACGGGGGGATATTGTCCCGTTAGAGTGGCCAAATACCGACTTGAATACCTTTATGAGTTGGTTGATGGAGGTGTTAACCGATGAGGAAATTCATCAATTTCAAGAAAATCTTGACTTTGACGGTGCGGCAGATTTGGGCTTTGTGCGAATTCGGATTAGTATCTTTGATGCCCTCAATGGCCCTTCACTGGTATTACGGTTAATTGGTTCCTCGATTTTGACTTTAGAACAGTTAAAGTTACCAGAGGTATTTAAAAAAATCTGTAACTATCACAAAGGGTTAATTCTGGTAACGGGGCCAACGGGTTTAGGTAAGTCTACGACCCTGGCGGCGATGATTGATTACATGAACCGTAACTATGCCTACAATATTATTACCATTGAAGACCCGGTAGAATTTGTTCACGAAAGTAAAAAATCCCTGATTAAACACCGAGAAGTCGGACGTCATACGTTGAAGTTTTTTAATGCGCTTAAAGGTGCATTGCGTCAAGACCCGGATGTCTTATTGGTGGGGGAAATTCGGGATAAGGACACGATGCAAATTGCCTTAAAAGCGGCACAAACGGGTCACTTAGTATCTGGAACGTTACACACCAATAGTGCGGTAAAAACCTTGACTCGGATTTTGGATATGTTTACCGCCGAGGAACAACCTTCAATTAAAGTCTCGATTTCCGAATCTTTGGTGGCGATTATTGCTCAATTATTGTGTAAAACCACTGATGGGAAACGGGCAGCTTTTCATGATGTTTTGATTAATACTGATGTGATCAAGGAATACATCGTTAAAGACAAGTTTGAAGAAATTAACCAAATCATGCTCAAAGATACCTATGAAGGCATGACGACCATGAACAAATCTCTTTACAATCTCTATCAGGAAGGACGAATTACTGAAGAAATTTGTTTAGAGGTCTCCCCCTTCCCCAACGAGATGAGTCAAATGTTACGAGGACGAGTCTAA